One window of the Pieris brassicae chromosome 2, ilPieBrab1.1, whole genome shotgun sequence genome contains the following:
- the LOC123720223 gene encoding octopamine receptor beta-2R, which yields MDQVNVTVNATNNATGVKDEEWTDSVAFKIRTAILLLIVIMAVLGNLLVIVSVMRHRKLRVITNYFVVSLAFADILVAMVVMPFNFSVQFYNEWIFGTVICDLWNSSDVYFTSTSILHLCCISVDRYYAIVKPLKYPIKMTKKMAFVMLAATWLSPITISYAPIFMGWYTTSEYIRTRVQNQCEFKVNKPYAVISSSISFWIPCTIMIFTYLAIFKEANRQEKALHARAGNAMLMHRHSREVGDKNGALHINATTPTKDRNILKMKREHKAARTLGIIMGAFILCWLPFFLFYLSTSLCDTCEYPEVLTVIMFWTGYFNSALNPIIYAYFNRDFRNAFKNTLACAFCSFCRRNSMDSDALERLDRRSSTQLRVPISSRRQSDLASL from the exons ATGGATCAAGTAAACGTGACAGTGAACGCAACAAACAACGCGACAGGCGTCAAAGATGAAGAATGGACGGACTCGGTGGCATTCAAGATACGGACCGCTATACTACTGCTAATCGTCATCATGGCTGTGCTTGGCAACTTACTGGTCATCGTCAGTGTTATGAGGCACAG aaaactgcGCGTAATCACCAACTATTTCGTCGTATCCCTTGCATTCGCTGACATACTGGTAGCGATGGTCGTGATGCCGTTCAACTTCAGCGTGCAATTCTACAACGAATGGATCTTCGGCACTGTCATTTGTGATCTGTGGAATTCATCCGATGTCTACTTCACGTCTACGTCTATATTGCATCTGTGCTGCATATCGGTGGATAGATATTACGCTATCGTTAAACCTTTGAAGTATCCCATCAAAATGACTAAAAAG ATGGCGTTTGTTATGTTAGCTGCAACGTGGCTGAGTCCTATAACAATATCATATGCTCCTATATTTATGGGTTGGTACACCACTAGTGAATACATCAGGACAAGAGTGCAAAACCAATGCGAGTTTAAAGTTAACAAGCCATACGCAGTCATATCAAGCTCCATTTCCTTCTGGATTCCTTGTACTATCATGATATTCACCTACTTGGCGATATTCAAAGAAGCAAACCGCCAAGAAAAAGCTTTACATGCACGGGCAGGCAATGCAATGTTAATGCATCGACATTCTAGAGAAGTTGGTGATAAGAATGGTGCACTTCACATTAATGCCACCACTCCCACCAAAGATAGAAATATCCTTAAAATGAAAAGGGAGCATAAAGCAGCCAGGACCCTGGGCATTATCATGGGAGCTTTTATTCTATGCTGGCTGCCTTTCTTCCTATTTTACTTGTCCACCTCGTTATGTGATACTTGTGAATATCCAGAAGTTTTGACTGTAATCATGTTTTGGACTGGTTACTTCAACTCCGCGTTGAATCCCATAATCTACGCGTATTTCAATAGGGATTTCCGAAATGCATTTAAGAATACCTTAGCCTGTGCGTTCTGTAGTTTCTGTCGTCGTAATTCGATGGACTCTGATGCGTTGGAGAGGCTGGACAGGCGTAGTTCGACTCAACTAAGAGTGCCAATCTCCTCAAGAAGACAATCAGATCTGGCATCTCTTTGA